Proteins encoded in a region of the Gigantopelta aegis isolate Gae_Host chromosome 13, Gae_host_genome, whole genome shotgun sequence genome:
- the LOC121387494 gene encoding receptor-type tyrosine-protein phosphatase epsilon-like → MFEVNETFASDEVPAVATGDVALVVDQGESEVQQPDEDEEDIQDPNTCYNYVQPAAPSFSLPEEGFDATELESIIESIRKQPGGFHAEYLKLPSGFSHPYSDSQISENRCKNRYAGYYPYDNNRVKLSALPNTSHSDYINASYVNAYEKPNYFIAAQAPNKLTLLDFWRMIWEQDCGQIVMLTNLEENGKHKCVPYWKDSGSMNVGYFDVVVKNITERADYIVRKIQITQTKSTKCKKFDHYHFTSWPDHGVPKVLDLLEFFWLTRETPPSRPGPVLVHCSAGIGRTGTYIALHILTDEVNKTGRMNIQEMMSKIRDQRKNMVQTKNQYECIFTSMLEVVEYGQTSMTTSAYTLKYAELNGSLNMGKKTLDELAEVIASTDTSDKGLPLNNQLWVDGNNDLFVVQAPVSKILIYSNCTLCSLTFFVQYKM, encoded by the exons ATGTTTGAGGTAAATGAAACCTTCGCCAGTGATGAAGTACCAGCCGTAGCCACTGGTGATGTAGCACTAGTGGTTGATCAAGGAGAGTCAGAAGTCCAACAGCCTGACGAAGATGAGGAGGACATCCAGGATCCTAACACGTGCTACAATTATGTCCAACCGGCAGCTCCTTCCTTCAGTCTGCCAGAAGAAGGTTTTGATGCCACAGAACTTGAAAGTATCATAGAGAGTATCAGGAAACAACCTGGTGGATTTCATGCAGAATATCTT AAACTTCCAAGTGGGTTCAGTCATCCGTACAGTGATTCCCAGATATCAGAAAACAGGTGCAAGAACAGATACGCTGGTTACTACCCAT ATGACAACAATCGTGTCAAACTATCAGCACTGCCAAACACTTCGCATTCTGACTACATCAACGCAAGTTATGTGAAT GCATATGAGAAGCCGAATTATTTCATTGCAGCTCAAG CTCCAAACAAACTGACTTTACTAGATTTCTGGAGAATGATTTGGGAGCAAGACTGTGGACAAATTGTCATGTTGACGAACCTAGAAGAGAATGGAAAG CATAAGTGTGTGCCCTACTGGAAGGATTCAGGGTCGATGAATGTTGGGTATTTTGATGTGGTGGTGAAGAACATCACTGAACGAGCAGACTACATCGTCAGAAAGATACAGATCACACAAACGAAG TCTACGAAATGCAAGAAGTTCGACCATTACCACTTCACGTCATGGCCTGACCACGGAGTACCTAAAGTGTTGGACTTATTGGAATTCTTCTGGTTGACAAGAGAGACACCCCCGTCCCGCCCTGGTCCTGTCCTGGTACACTGCAG TGCTGGAATTGGAAGAACTGGAACATACATCGCTCTACATATCCTGACAGACGAGGTGAACAAAACTGGAAGAATGAACATACAGGAAATGATGTCCAAGATTAGAGACCAAAGAAAAAACATGGTCCAGACAAAG AATCAGTATGAATGTATTTTCACAAGTATGCTTGAGGTGGTAGAGTATGGACAGACGAGTATGACCACATCTGCATACACACTAAAATATGCTGAACTAAACGGATCTTTGAACATGGGTAAAAAAACACTCGATGAGCTAGCCGAG gtcATTGCATCTACTGATACATCTGATAAAG GTCTCCCGCTGAATAACCAACTGTGGGTTGATGGAAATAATGATTTGTTCGTTGTTCAAGCTCCAGTAAGTAAGATTTTGATATATTCGAATTGTACATTATGTTCTCTTACGTTTTTTGTTCAATATAAGATGTAA